In a genomic window of Natranaerobius trueperi:
- a CDS encoding thiamine diphosphokinase → MSKYNRVVIFANGEYNNFEFYRNNINENDYIIAVDGGSNYTYSMGIVPHVIVGDLDSIKKEVYENYKYSNTPFVKFPSEKDKSDLELAIIYAMKRNVQEILVYGALGKRADHFYANIMVMLEPLNKGVSIFLVDELQTITVISDKVLITGKIGDYISLFPITPKVTGIYTKGVKYSLEGDPLYIGSSLGLSNEFVDDEVTIEISDGLLLIIKTKNSDKT, encoded by the coding sequence GTGAGCAAATATAATCGAGTGGTTATTTTCGCTAATGGAGAGTATAATAACTTTGAATTTTATCGAAATAATATTAATGAGAATGATTACATAATTGCCGTAGATGGTGGCTCTAATTATACATATAGTATGGGGATTGTGCCTCATGTGATAGTAGGTGATTTAGACTCAATCAAAAAAGAAGTTTATGAAAATTATAAATATTCCAACACTCCTTTCGTAAAATTCCCGAGTGAAAAAGATAAGTCTGATTTAGAGTTAGCTATTATATATGCGATGAAACGTAATGTTCAAGAGATATTAGTTTATGGAGCATTAGGTAAAAGAGCTGATCATTTTTATGCTAATATTATGGTGATGTTAGAACCTTTGAATAAAGGAGTATCTATTTTTTTAGTTGATGAGCTACAGACAATTACTGTAATCTCAGATAAAGTTCTGATTACAGGAAAAATTGGAGATTATATTTCCCTTTTTCCAATAACACCAAAAGTAACAGGTATTTATACTAAAGGAGTAAAATATAGTTTAGAAGGGGACCCTTTATATATAGGATCCTCTTTAGGACTAAGTAATGAATTTGTTGATGATGAAGTGACTATTGAAATTAGTGATGGACTTTTATTAATTATAAAAACTAAAAATTCAGACAAAACATAA
- a CDS encoding NAD(P)/FAD-dependent oxidoreductase: protein MSSKTLVVGGGPAGMIAAIRAGKSGSNVILLEKNDFLGKKLMITGKGRCNLTTTLDPQEIVENFPGNGYFLYGPIYSFSNYDLMDFFESLGIKLKRERGDRVFPESDKAKEIQKALLKSMENLQVKIKSNIKVTQILTEKDNSETRVIGVKTNKGAFYSDNIILATGGASYPATGSTGDGYKLASQLGHTIISPKPSLVPLLIKEKYVKDLQGLTLKNVSASLKNKNGKLLQDEFGEMLFTHNGVSGPIILSISRSATEYFSKNNDNLYLSIDFKPALDNEKLDQRIQRDFEKFTNKDFKNSLDDLLPKSLIPVVISKSNIDPDKKVNQITRKERQQLITTLKSFELTVTGTHSFEDAIVTAGGVSTKEISPQTLESKIIKNLYLAGEIIDIDGYTGGFNLQAAFSTGWVAGENAAY from the coding sequence ATGAGTTCTAAGACATTAGTTGTAGGAGGCGGTCCTGCTGGAATGATAGCAGCCATTAGAGCTGGAAAATCAGGTTCTAATGTAATTCTTTTAGAGAAAAATGATTTCCTAGGGAAAAAATTAATGATCACAGGAAAGGGCAGGTGCAATTTAACCACCACCTTAGACCCGCAAGAAATAGTTGAAAATTTTCCTGGAAATGGCTATTTTTTGTATGGCCCAATTTATAGCTTTTCAAATTACGACTTAATGGACTTTTTTGAGTCTTTAGGTATTAAATTGAAGAGAGAACGCGGTGATAGAGTTTTTCCAGAAAGTGATAAAGCAAAAGAGATACAAAAAGCTTTACTAAAATCTATGGAAAATTTACAAGTAAAAATAAAATCTAATATCAAAGTAACACAAATTTTAACCGAAAAAGACAATAGTGAAACAAGAGTAATAGGTGTTAAAACTAATAAAGGTGCCTTTTATAGTGATAATATAATTCTTGCAACCGGAGGTGCATCTTATCCTGCTACAGGTTCTACTGGGGATGGGTATAAATTAGCATCACAGTTAGGGCATACTATTATTAGTCCAAAACCTTCTCTTGTACCTTTACTTATTAAAGAAAAATACGTTAAAGATCTTCAGGGATTAACATTAAAAAATGTTTCTGCCTCTCTGAAAAATAAGAATGGCAAACTACTTCAAGATGAGTTCGGAGAAATGCTTTTTACACATAACGGTGTATCAGGTCCAATAATTTTATCTATCAGTAGAAGCGCTACTGAATACTTCTCAAAAAATAACGATAACTTATATTTAAGTATAGATTTCAAACCTGCTCTTGATAATGAAAAGCTAGATCAGAGAATCCAAAGAGATTTTGAAAAATTTACTAACAAAGATTTCAAGAATTCTTTAGATGACTTACTACCTAAATCACTTATCCCAGTTGTAATATCTAAAAGCAATATAGATCCTGATAAAAAAGTAAACCAAATCACGCGAAAAGAAAGACAACAATTAATCACAACTTTAAAAAGCTTTGAACTTACAGTAACTGGTACACACTCTTTTGAAGATGCCATTGTAACTGCTGGCGGTGTCTCAACAAAAGAAATTTCACCTCAAACATTAGAATCAAAAATCATCAAAAATCTCTATTTAGCTGGAGAAATTATTGATATTGATGGGTATACCGGAGGGTTTAATCTACAAGCTGCCTTTTCTACCGGTTGGGTAGCTGGTGAAAATGCTGCTTATTAA
- a CDS encoding xanthine phosphoribosyltransferase — translation MQQLLDRMKKDGIIIDDNILKVDTFLNHKVDPKLMKKIGQEFINRFKDSYITKILTIESSGISPALFTAYDLDVDMVFARKKKSLTMSDDVYQTEVFSYTKKETNNLIVSKNLINSDDNVLVIDDFLANGEAAKSLANIIEQAGANLIGFGIVIEKTFQSGREKLNHEGYRVESLARIKSIEKGNVYFY, via the coding sequence ATGCAGCAATTATTAGATCGTATGAAAAAAGATGGGATAATAATAGATGATAATATTTTAAAGGTTGATACTTTTTTAAATCATAAGGTAGATCCTAAACTAATGAAAAAGATAGGACAAGAATTTATAAATAGATTTAAGGATAGTTATATTACTAAAATACTTACAATTGAAAGCTCAGGGATAAGCCCTGCTTTATTTACAGCTTATGATCTAGATGTAGATATGGTTTTTGCAAGAAAGAAGAAGTCTCTCACAATGAGTGATGATGTATACCAAACAGAAGTTTTTTCATATACTAAAAAAGAAACTAATAATCTAATTGTGAGTAAAAATCTAATAAACTCTGATGACAATGTATTAGTTATAGATGATTTTCTAGCTAATGGTGAAGCTGCAAAAAGTTTAGCTAATATAATAGAACAAGCCGGTGCGAATTTAATAGGTTTTGGTATTGTGATAGAGAAAACATTTCAATCTGGAAGAGAAAAGTTGAATCATGAGGGATACAGAGTTGAATCTTTAGCAAGAATAAAATCAATTGAAAAAGGAAATGTCTACTTTTATTAG
- a CDS encoding aspartate/glutamate racemase family protein — protein MDAKTVGVLGGLGPKATVDFMDKVIDKTPSSKDQDHVRMLVDNNPKIPDRTEAILNDSQSPLSYLEDMAKGLENYGADFLVMPCNTAHYFYNDVQKTVNIPFVNMLQCTAQYINDVVESQNRKVGLLATNGTIRTKIYQQQLQEYNLEVIIPESYQHQVTEAIYAVKSGDICDSSRRLLDEPIGYLEDEGAEAIILGCTELPVLVTDKKADKAILVDPTDILAAKTVSFALNKEEQNRPNHGNIS, from the coding sequence ATGGATGCTAAAACAGTGGGTGTGTTAGGTGGTTTAGGACCTAAAGCAACGGTTGATTTTATGGACAAGGTTATAGATAAAACCCCTAGTAGTAAAGACCAAGATCATGTACGAATGCTAGTAGATAACAATCCTAAGATTCCTGATAGAACAGAAGCAATTTTAAACGATTCACAAAGTCCATTATCATACTTAGAAGATATGGCTAAGGGTCTAGAAAATTATGGAGCAGATTTTTTGGTTATGCCTTGTAATACTGCACATTATTTTTATAATGATGTACAGAAAACGGTGAATATTCCATTTGTCAACATGTTGCAATGTACTGCACAATACATTAATGATGTGGTTGAGAGTCAGAATAGAAAAGTAGGTTTACTTGCAACCAATGGGACAATTAGAACAAAAATATATCAACAACAATTACAAGAATATAACTTAGAAGTTATTATACCAGAATCTTATCAGCATCAAGTGACAGAAGCGATCTATGCTGTTAAAAGTGGTGATATTTGTGATTCTAGCAGAAGGTTACTAGATGAACCTATTGGTTATTTAGAAGATGAAGGGGCAGAGGCCATCATCTTAGGTTGTACAGAATTACCTGTATTAGTTACAGACAAAAAAGCTGATAAAGCAATACTTGTAGACCCAACTGATATTTTAGCAGCCAAAACAGTTTCTTTTGCGTTAAATAAAGAAGAACAAAATAGACCTAATCATGGTAATATAAGCTGA
- the oadA gene encoding sodium-extruding oxaloacetate decarboxylase subunit alpha — translation MSVKITDTTLRDAHQSLFATRMQTKDMEPILETIDQVGFHSLEMWGGATFDSCMRFLDEDPWERLRIIRKKIKNTKLQMLLRGQNILGYKNYPDDVLEEFIKRTVGNGMDIIRIFDALNDIRNMEKAIEFTKKEGGHAQGALSYTISPVHDVSTFVDLAKNLVEIGCDSICIKDMAGLLSPYKGYELVKNLKKEIDVPIQLHSHSTSGMATSTYLKTIEAGIDIVDTTVSPFALGTSQPPIEPILAMLAGTENKLSLDEDNLKETTDYFKKVRKDLEKHSKMNFTVDTNVLNYQVPGGMISNLTSQLSEANALDKYDEALEEIPRVREDLGYPPLVTPTSQIVGSQAVLNVLMGERYKMISEEVKNYIAGYYGRPPHEVNSELEEYILKDKEKITERPANLLDPQLEKAREDIKEYIEKDEDVLSYCLFPNVALDFFKKRKEGKLKDPLETDKKNNKVSTPGPAGDVSRKMRVTVDDETFDVHVEDLSGDKSKTTSHSTTPKKQKPNQNKSQKQQKSQTKEKKGEPETTSQGNTIDAPIAGNVLKVQVDSGDTVNQGDVVVILEAMKMENEIKAEVSGTVKEVKISEGGTVNAGDPLIVL, via the coding sequence ATGTCTGTAAAAATAACTGATACTACTTTAAGAGATGCACATCAATCATTATTTGCTACAAGAATGCAAACAAAAGATATGGAACCAATCTTAGAAACAATAGACCAAGTTGGTTTCCATTCCCTTGAAATGTGGGGAGGAGCTACTTTCGATTCTTGTATGAGATTTTTAGATGAAGATCCATGGGAAAGATTAAGGATAATCCGAAAAAAAATAAAGAATACAAAGTTACAGATGTTACTAAGAGGCCAAAATATATTGGGTTATAAAAATTATCCAGATGATGTGCTAGAAGAATTTATTAAACGGACAGTTGGAAACGGAATGGATATTATACGAATTTTTGATGCATTGAATGACATTAGAAATATGGAAAAAGCAATAGAATTTACTAAAAAAGAAGGCGGGCATGCTCAAGGTGCTTTGAGCTATACGATAAGTCCTGTACATGATGTATCAACTTTTGTTGACCTAGCTAAAAACTTAGTGGAAATAGGTTGTGATTCAATTTGTATAAAAGACATGGCAGGTCTACTTTCTCCATATAAGGGTTATGAGTTAGTTAAAAACCTTAAAAAAGAAATTGATGTGCCTATTCAACTACACAGTCACTCAACAAGTGGTATGGCGACAAGTACTTATTTAAAAACAATTGAAGCTGGGATAGACATTGTGGATACCACAGTATCTCCTTTTGCCTTAGGAACTTCACAGCCTCCTATTGAACCCATTTTGGCTATGCTAGCTGGTACAGAGAATAAACTTTCACTAGACGAAGATAATTTGAAAGAAACTACTGATTATTTTAAGAAAGTAAGAAAAGATCTTGAAAAGCACTCTAAAATGAATTTTACTGTAGATACAAATGTATTGAACTATCAAGTTCCAGGTGGTATGATCTCTAACCTAACTTCTCAATTATCTGAAGCTAACGCTTTAGATAAGTATGATGAAGCATTAGAAGAAATACCAAGAGTCAGAGAAGATCTAGGTTATCCACCGCTTGTCACACCTACCAGTCAAATAGTCGGAAGTCAGGCTGTGTTAAATGTATTGATGGGTGAAAGGTATAAAATGATATCTGAAGAAGTGAAAAATTATATTGCAGGATATTATGGAAGGCCTCCTCATGAAGTGAATTCAGAGTTAGAAGAATATATTCTAAAAGATAAAGAAAAAATTACTGAACGTCCTGCAAACTTATTAGACCCACAGTTAGAAAAAGCACGTGAAGATATTAAAGAATACATTGAAAAAGATGAAGATGTATTATCTTATTGTCTATTCCCTAATGTCGCTTTAGACTTCTTCAAAAAGAGAAAAGAAGGAAAGTTAAAAGATCCTTTAGAAACTGATAAAAAAAATAATAAAGTTAGTACACCAGGCCCTGCAGGCGATGTGTCAAGAAAAATGCGAGTTACAGTAGATGATGAAACTTTTGATGTTCACGTTGAAGATTTATCTGGTGATAAATCAAAAACTACTTCACATTCTACTACTCCAAAAAAACAAAAACCAAACCAAAATAAATCTCAAAAACAACAAAAATCACAAACAAAAGAAAAGAAAGGAGAACCTGAAACAACATCACAAGGGAACACAATCGATGCACCTATTGCAGGAAACGTACTAAAAGTACAGGTTGATAGTGGTGATACAGTAAACCAAGGAGATGTCGTAGTAATATTAGAAGCTATGAAAATGGAAAATGAAATCAAAGCTGAAGTATCGGGGACAGTTAAAGAGGTTAAGATATCAGAAGGCGGGACTGTAAATGCTGGTGATCCACTAATCGTATTATAG
- a CDS encoding ATP-binding cassette domain-containing protein, with amino-acid sequence MTDESIVKLTDLKVNYNKQKIQTEVLDIPEFKLTRHSEAVLLAQSGSGKTTLLNVISGLFAPQNGQVSINKTNI; translated from the coding sequence ATGACTGATGAATCAATTGTTAAGTTAACAGATCTTAAAGTTAATTATAATAAACAAAAAATCCAAACAGAAGTACTAGATATACCTGAATTTAAATTAACTAGACATTCTGAAGCAGTATTATTAGCCCAAAGTGGTTCTGGAAAAACCACTTTATTAAATGTAATTTCCGGCCTTTTTGCTCCTCAAAATGGACAAGTTAGTATAAATAAAACTAATATATAA
- a CDS encoding aminotransferase class IV, with translation MSPKPLAYVNGEFEDLENAKVDALDRGFIYGDGLYEVVAIYGGKLYQIDEHLERYKNGAEEMLFENYPAPEEIKKISHELLEKSGIKEGIIYLEVTRGTAPRKHSFPEPQKPNLFMFAKEAPRPDAEFKNNGIKTILVPDERWNRCNVKSINLLPNCFYKEKANREGAYEAIQVHRLGVTEGTSTNVFGVKDGVVYTAPTGQRILPGITRDTILKLADRIGIKVVEKFLSPEELYNCDEVFISSTTIKILPVKQIDQVTFPVSDYKTTFVLQEELEKYTLENR, from the coding sequence TTGTCACCTAAACCACTTGCTTATGTGAATGGTGAATTTGAAGACTTAGAGAACGCGAAAGTTGATGCTTTAGACCGTGGCTTTATTTATGGAGACGGTCTGTATGAAGTTGTAGCTATCTATGGAGGTAAGTTATATCAAATTGATGAACACTTAGAGCGTTATAAAAATGGTGCCGAAGAAATGTTATTTGAAAACTATCCTGCTCCTGAAGAGATTAAAAAGATCTCACATGAGTTATTAGAAAAGAGCGGAATAAAAGAAGGGATTATTTATTTAGAAGTTACTCGAGGAACAGCACCTAGAAAACATTCTTTTCCGGAACCACAGAAACCAAATCTATTTATGTTTGCAAAAGAAGCACCACGACCAGACGCCGAATTTAAAAACAATGGAATAAAAACGATATTAGTACCAGATGAACGCTGGAATAGATGTAATGTGAAAAGTATTAACCTATTACCAAATTGTTTTTATAAAGAAAAAGCCAATAGAGAAGGAGCCTATGAAGCAATTCAAGTGCATCGTTTAGGAGTAACTGAGGGGACTAGTACTAATGTCTTTGGTGTCAAAGATGGAGTTGTTTATACAGCCCCTACTGGACAAAGAATTCTACCTGGCATTACTCGTGATACAATTTTAAAACTAGCAGATAGAATAGGAATAAAAGTTGTTGAAAAGTTCTTATCTCCAGAAGAGCTTTATAATTGTGATGAAGTGTTTATTTCAAGTACCACTATAAAAATATTACCAGTAAAACAAATCGATCAAGTCACTTTCCCAGTTTCTGACTATAAGACTACTTTTGTGCTTCAAGAAGAACTTGAAAAGTATACTTTAGAAAATCGATAA
- a CDS encoding DUF2062 domain-containing protein, translated as MKKKIEEVLKLESTPKKIALGAAIAVFWNFLPSLGVGPFLSAFAARVLGGSIVAAVTINLGTGVLIPIFYTLNIMMGRLIIGENGTNIEVSELFNRMFGNIITYFENSIGESEVQFLLAQLETFSVGFFVGAMVNSLIAAVFLYILCYHILIKRKTKKLKLENY; from the coding sequence ATGAAGAAAAAAATAGAAGAAGTACTTAAACTAGAATCAACTCCTAAAAAAATTGCATTAGGTGCTGCAATTGCTGTATTCTGGAACTTCCTTCCGTCTTTAGGAGTGGGACCGTTCCTTTCAGCTTTTGCTGCAAGAGTACTAGGGGGAAGTATTGTTGCAGCAGTTACTATAAATTTAGGAACCGGTGTACTAATCCCGATTTTTTACACATTAAATATTATGATGGGTAGATTAATCATCGGTGAAAATGGCACTAACATTGAAGTGTCTGAACTTTTTAATAGAATGTTTGGTAATATTATAACTTATTTCGAAAATAGTATTGGTGAATCAGAAGTGCAATTTTTATTAGCTCAATTAGAAACGTTTTCCGTTGGATTTTTCGTTGGTGCAATGGTTAACTCTCTTATAGCAGCAGTATTTTTATATATTCTGTGTTATCATATTCTTATAAAGCGAAAAACAAAAAAATTGAAGCTTGAGAACTATTAA